The Camelus ferus isolate YT-003-E chromosome 4, BCGSAC_Cfer_1.0, whole genome shotgun sequence genome has a segment encoding these proteins:
- the CIZ1 gene encoding cip1-interacting zinc finger protein isoform X5, with product MFNQQLQQQQLQQLQQQQLQQQQLQQLQQLLQQSPPQAPLPMAVGRVLPQQQPQLQFLNLQGTSSASLLNGSVLQRALLLQQLQGLDQFAMPPATYDSAGLTMPTATLGNLRSYNLATPNLTAPSLTPPQMATPNLQQFFPQATRQSLLGPPPVGVPINPSQLNLSGRNPQKQARTSSSTTPNRKDSSSQTMPMEDKSDPPEGSEEDAEPQTDTPEDQDSPHCPDGIAKEKDTPAPKPESCEASEPPAKRSKSSEEPTEQGPPGQLQAKVQPQTRLRAPKQTQTPELLSEPLEARVLPRFQPQVLQIQAQAQPQTQPQMLPLDAQVQPKLQKQAQTQTSPELLVPQQVQTEAQPRVRPLEQPPEQPPLWPPEPAQRQPQTQPQVSVPASEKTSVLVHSTVLETPPNMVEAGAGPEEASPEPVGTEVSMEESQEELTGGLDVGECEKRAREMLGVWGAGGSLKVTILQSSDSRAFSTVPLTPGPRPGDSTSATPAAASTPSKQALQFFCYICKANCSSQQEFQDHMSGAQHQQRLGEIQHMSQACLLSLLPVPRDVLEREDEEPPPRRWCNICQLYYMGDLIQHRRTQDHKIAKQSLRPFCTACNRYFKTPRKFVEHVKSQGHKDKAKELKMLEKEIAGQDEDHFITVDAVGCFEGDEEEEEDDDDEEDIEVEEEFCKQVRTRDISIEEWKDSETYSPNTAYGVDFLVPVMGYICRICHKFYHSNSGAQLSHCKSLAHFENLQKYKKAKNPSPTTRPVSRRCAINARNALTALFTSSGRTFTQPSTQDTAKTPSKVTAQPPQPQLPRRSSRLKS from the exons ATGTTCAACCAGCagttgcagcagcagcagcttcagcagttgcagcagcagcagttgcagcagcagcagttgcagcagctccagcagctgcTCCAGCAGTCCCCACCGCAGGCCCCACTGCCCATGGCCGTCGGCAG GGTGCTcccccagcagcagccacagctgCAGTTCCTGAATCTCCAGGGCACCAGCTCAGCCTCCCTCCTCAACGGCTCTGTGCTGCAGAGAGCTTTGCTTCTGCAGCAGTTGCAAG GACTGGACCAGTTTGCAATGCCACCAGCCACGTATGACAGTGCCGGCCTCACCATGCCCACGGCAACATTGG GTAACCTCCGCAGCTACAACCTGGCAACCCCAAACCTGACGGCGCCTAGCCTCACACCTCCCCAGATGGCCACCCCAAATCTACAGCAGTTCTTTCCCCAGGCCACTCGGCAGTCCTTGCTGGGCCCTCCTCCTGTCGGGGTCCCCATAAACCCCTCCCAGCTCAACCTTTCAGGGCGAAACCCCCAGAAACAGGCCCGGACCTCCTCCTCCACGACCCCTAATCGCAAG GATTCTTCTTCTCAGACGATGCCCATGGAGGACAAGTCAGACCCCCCCGAGGGGTCTGAGGAAGATGCAGAACCCCAAACAGACACACCcgaag ACCAAGACTCCCCCCACTGCCCAGATGGCATCGCTAAGGAGAAAGACACTCCAGCACCTAAGCCTGAGTCTTGTGAGGCATCTGAGCCACCCGCTAAAAGGTCAAAGAG CTCAGAGGAGCCCACAGAGCAGGGGCCTCCAGGGCAGCTGCAGGCAAAGGTCCAGCCACAGACCCGGTTAAGAGCACCGAAGCAGACACAGACACCCGAGCTGCTGTCTGAGCCACTGGAAGCCCGAGTGCTGCCACGATTCCAGCCACAGGTTCTGCAGATCCAAGCCCAGGCGCAGCCGCAGACTCAGCCACAGATGCTGCCATTGGATGCCCAGGTGCAGCCAAAGCTGCAGAAGCAGGCGCAGACACAGACCTCTCCAGAGCTCTTAGTGCCGCAGCAG GTCCAGACAGAAGCACAGCCAAGGGTCCGGCCCCTGGAGCAGCCACCAGAACAACCTCCATTGTGGCCACCGGAGCCAGCCCAGAGACAGCCTCAGACGCAGCCACAGGTGTCGGTGCCGGCATCAGAGAAAACATCAGTTCTGGTTCACTCCACAGTGCTGGAGACGCCGCCCAACATGGTAGAAGCTGGAGCAG GCCCGGAGGAGGCCTCACCGGAGCCAGTGGGCACAGAGGTCAGCATGGAGGAGAGCCAGGAGGAGTTGACCGGTGGCCTGGATGTGGGAGAATGTGAAAAAAGAGCCAGAGAGATGCTAGGG GTGTGGGGTGCCGGGGGCTCCCTGAAGGTCACCATCCTGCAGAGCAGTGACAGCCGGGCCTTTAGCACTGTACCCCTCACACCTGGGCCTCGGCCTGGCGATTCCACCTCCGCCACCCCTGCCGCAGCCAGCACACCCTCCAAGCAGGCCCTTCAGTTCTTCTGCTACATCTGCAAGGCCAACTGCAGCAGCCAGCAG GAGTTTCAGGATCACATGTCGGGGGCCCAGCACCAGCAGCGGCTCGGAGAGATCCAGCACATGAGCCAAGCCTGCCTCCTGTCCCTGCTGCCTGTGCCCCGGGATGTCCTGGAGAGAGAGGACGA AGAGCCTCCACCCAGGCGCTGGTGCAACATCTGCCAGCTCTACTACATGGGGGACCTGATCCAGCACCGCAGGACGCAGGACCACAAG aTCGCCAAGCAGTCCCTGCGACCTTTCTGCACTGCTTGCAACCGCTACTTCAAGACCCCCCGTAAGTTTGTGGAGCATGTGAAGTCCCAGGGGCACAAGGACAAAGCCAAGGAG CTGAAAATGCTTGAGAAGGAGATAGCTGGCCAAGATGAGGACCACTTCATCACAGTGGATGCTGTGGGCTGCTTTGAGGGcgatgaagaagaggaggaagacgACGACGATGAAGAAGACATCGAGGTTGAGGAGGAATTCTGCAAGCAG GTAAGAACCAGGGATATATCCATAGAGGAGTGGAAAGACTCGGAGACCTACAGCCCCAACACCGCATACG GTGTGGACTTCCTGGTGCCCGTGATGGGCTACATCTGCCGCATCTGCCACAAATTCTACCACAGCAACTCGGGGGCGCAGCTCTCCCACTGCAAGTCCTTGGCCCACTTTGAGAACCTGCAG AAATACAAGAAGGCCAAGAACCCCAGCCCCACTACCAGGCCCGTGAGCCGCCGATGTGCAATCAACGCTCGGAACGCCTTGACTGCTCTGTTCACCTCCAGTGGCCGCACATTcacccagcccagcacccaggaCACAGCTAAAACCCCCAGCAAGGTGACGGCCCAACCCCCTCAGCCCCAACTCCCCCGGCGCTCCAGCCGCCTCAAAAGCTGA
- the CIZ1 gene encoding cip1-interacting zinc finger protein isoform X1 has protein sequence MFNQQLQQQQLQQLQQQQLQQQQLQQLQQLLQQSPPQAPLPMAVGRVLPQQQPQLQFLNLQGTSSASLLNGSVLQRALLLQQLQGLDQFAMPPATYDSAGLTMPTATLGNLRSYNLATPNLTAPSLTPPQMATPNLQQFFPQATRQSLLGPPPVGVPINPSQLNLSGRNPQKQARTSSSTTPNRKDSSSQTMPMEDKSDPPEGSEEDAEPQTDTPEDQDSPHCPDGIAKEKDTPAPKPESCEASEPPAKRSKSSEEPTEQGPPGQLQAKVQPQTRLRAPKQTQTPELLSEPLEARVLPRFQPQVLQIQAQAQPQTQPQMLPLDAQVQPKLQKQAQTQTSPELLVPQQVRLQLQKEAEPPKQMQPQSHSQSPRQAQPQLQKQAQTQTYPQVQTEAQPRVRPLEQPPEQPPLWPPEPAQRQPQTQPQVSVPASEKTSVLVHSTVLETPPNMVEAGAGPEEASPEPVGTEVSMEESQEELTGGLDVGECEKRAREMLGVWGAGGSLKVTILQSSDSRAFSTVPLTPGPRPGDSTSATPAAASTPSKQALQFFCYICKANCSSQQEFQDHMSGAQHQQRLGEIQHMSQACLLSLLPVPRDVLEREDEEPPPRRWCNICQLYYMGDLIQHRRTQDHKIAKQSLRPFCTACNRYFKTPRKFVEHVKSQGHKDKAKELKMLEKEIAGQDEDHFITVDAVGCFEGDEEEEEDDDDEEDIEVEEEFCKQVRTRDISIEEWKDSETYSPNTAYGVDFLVPVMGYICRICHKFYHSNSGAQLSHCKSLAHFENLQKYKKAKNPSPTTRPVSRRCAINARNALTALFTSSGRTFTQPSTQDTAKTPSKVTAQPPQPQLPRRSSRLKS, from the exons ATGTTCAACCAGCagttgcagcagcagcagcttcagcagttgcagcagcagcagttgcagcagcagcagttgcagcagctccagcagctgcTCCAGCAGTCCCCACCGCAGGCCCCACTGCCCATGGCCGTCGGCAG GGTGCTcccccagcagcagccacagctgCAGTTCCTGAATCTCCAGGGCACCAGCTCAGCCTCCCTCCTCAACGGCTCTGTGCTGCAGAGAGCTTTGCTTCTGCAGCAGTTGCAAG GACTGGACCAGTTTGCAATGCCACCAGCCACGTATGACAGTGCCGGCCTCACCATGCCCACGGCAACATTGG GTAACCTCCGCAGCTACAACCTGGCAACCCCAAACCTGACGGCGCCTAGCCTCACACCTCCCCAGATGGCCACCCCAAATCTACAGCAGTTCTTTCCCCAGGCCACTCGGCAGTCCTTGCTGGGCCCTCCTCCTGTCGGGGTCCCCATAAACCCCTCCCAGCTCAACCTTTCAGGGCGAAACCCCCAGAAACAGGCCCGGACCTCCTCCTCCACGACCCCTAATCGCAAG GATTCTTCTTCTCAGACGATGCCCATGGAGGACAAGTCAGACCCCCCCGAGGGGTCTGAGGAAGATGCAGAACCCCAAACAGACACACCcgaag ACCAAGACTCCCCCCACTGCCCAGATGGCATCGCTAAGGAGAAAGACACTCCAGCACCTAAGCCTGAGTCTTGTGAGGCATCTGAGCCACCCGCTAAAAGGTCAAAGAG CTCAGAGGAGCCCACAGAGCAGGGGCCTCCAGGGCAGCTGCAGGCAAAGGTCCAGCCACAGACCCGGTTAAGAGCACCGAAGCAGACACAGACACCCGAGCTGCTGTCTGAGCCACTGGAAGCCCGAGTGCTGCCACGATTCCAGCCACAGGTTCTGCAGATCCAAGCCCAGGCGCAGCCGCAGACTCAGCCACAGATGCTGCCATTGGATGCCCAGGTGCAGCCAAAGCTGCAGAAGCAGGCGCAGACACAGACCTCTCCAGAGCTCTTAGTGCCGCAGCAGGTACGGCTGCAGCTGCAGAAGGAGGCAGAGCCACCAAAACAGATGCAGCCACAGTCACATTCACAGTCCCCAAGGCAGGCACAGCCACAGCTGCAGAAGCAGGCACAGACGCAGACGTATCCCCAGGTCCAGACAGAAGCACAGCCAAGGGTCCGGCCCCTGGAGCAGCCACCAGAACAACCTCCATTGTGGCCACCGGAGCCAGCCCAGAGACAGCCTCAGACGCAGCCACAGGTGTCGGTGCCGGCATCAGAGAAAACATCAGTTCTGGTTCACTCCACAGTGCTGGAGACGCCGCCCAACATGGTAGAAGCTGGAGCAG GCCCGGAGGAGGCCTCACCGGAGCCAGTGGGCACAGAGGTCAGCATGGAGGAGAGCCAGGAGGAGTTGACCGGTGGCCTGGATGTGGGAGAATGTGAAAAAAGAGCCAGAGAGATGCTAGGG GTGTGGGGTGCCGGGGGCTCCCTGAAGGTCACCATCCTGCAGAGCAGTGACAGCCGGGCCTTTAGCACTGTACCCCTCACACCTGGGCCTCGGCCTGGCGATTCCACCTCCGCCACCCCTGCCGCAGCCAGCACACCCTCCAAGCAGGCCCTTCAGTTCTTCTGCTACATCTGCAAGGCCAACTGCAGCAGCCAGCAG GAGTTTCAGGATCACATGTCGGGGGCCCAGCACCAGCAGCGGCTCGGAGAGATCCAGCACATGAGCCAAGCCTGCCTCCTGTCCCTGCTGCCTGTGCCCCGGGATGTCCTGGAGAGAGAGGACGA AGAGCCTCCACCCAGGCGCTGGTGCAACATCTGCCAGCTCTACTACATGGGGGACCTGATCCAGCACCGCAGGACGCAGGACCACAAG aTCGCCAAGCAGTCCCTGCGACCTTTCTGCACTGCTTGCAACCGCTACTTCAAGACCCCCCGTAAGTTTGTGGAGCATGTGAAGTCCCAGGGGCACAAGGACAAAGCCAAGGAG CTGAAAATGCTTGAGAAGGAGATAGCTGGCCAAGATGAGGACCACTTCATCACAGTGGATGCTGTGGGCTGCTTTGAGGGcgatgaagaagaggaggaagacgACGACGATGAAGAAGACATCGAGGTTGAGGAGGAATTCTGCAAGCAG GTAAGAACCAGGGATATATCCATAGAGGAGTGGAAAGACTCGGAGACCTACAGCCCCAACACCGCATACG GTGTGGACTTCCTGGTGCCCGTGATGGGCTACATCTGCCGCATCTGCCACAAATTCTACCACAGCAACTCGGGGGCGCAGCTCTCCCACTGCAAGTCCTTGGCCCACTTTGAGAACCTGCAG AAATACAAGAAGGCCAAGAACCCCAGCCCCACTACCAGGCCCGTGAGCCGCCGATGTGCAATCAACGCTCGGAACGCCTTGACTGCTCTGTTCACCTCCAGTGGCCGCACATTcacccagcccagcacccaggaCACAGCTAAAACCCCCAGCAAGGTGACGGCCCAACCCCCTCAGCCCCAACTCCCCCGGCGCTCCAGCCGCCTCAAAAGCTGA